In Bradyrhizobium sp. CCBAU 051011, the following are encoded in one genomic region:
- a CDS encoding Fic/DOC family protein: MDFEHYRAIHHHLFQDVYQWAGQIRTVRIAKGGNPFCFPENIEDQANKLFDGLRSADFLRNLDALRFANQAAHFLAELNAIHAFREGNGRSQLTFFALLADPAGHPLKIEKLKPDEMLGAMIASFDGDERKLASVINDLIA, translated from the coding sequence ATGGACTTCGAGCATTACAGGGCTATCCACCACCATCTGTTTCAAGATGTCTATCAGTGGGCAGGGCAGATCCGCACGGTCAGGATTGCGAAGGGCGGCAATCCGTTCTGCTTTCCCGAAAACATCGAAGACCAGGCGAACAAGCTGTTCGACGGTTTGCGATCTGCGGATTTCCTTCGGAATCTCGATGCGCTGAGGTTCGCAAACCAAGCTGCGCATTTCCTGGCAGAGCTGAATGCGATCCATGCCTTCCGCGAAGGAAATGGACGGTCGCAGCTTACGTTCTTCGCCCTGCTGGCCGACCCCGCGGGCCACCCGCTCAAAATCGAAAAACTGAAGCCGGACGAAATGCTGGGGGCGATGATTGCCAGTTTCGACGGCGACGAACGCAAGCTCGCCAGTGTGATCAATGATCTGATTGCGTGA
- a CDS encoding SRPBCC family protein yields the protein MNIIEFKPAIVYTIYIASTPEKVWEALTRAEFSRKYFSGHAVEVDQRIGGAFIMRTPDGALHISGEVIECEPPRKLTVTFNVNWPALVEKLGPTLVTYEIEQAGDVVKLTMLQSHDRDISDDILSGGRTGWPAILSSLKSLLETGNALTIQMQPPERMLAALKEMGIGTP from the coding sequence CTGAATATCATAGAGTTCAAGCCGGCGATCGTCTACACGATCTACATCGCCTCGACGCCGGAGAAGGTGTGGGAGGCGCTGACGCGCGCGGAATTTTCCAGGAAGTATTTCTCCGGCCATGCGGTCGAAGTCGATCAGAGGATCGGCGGTGCCTTCATTATGCGAACGCCGGACGGCGCCCTGCATATTTCGGGCGAGGTGATCGAGTGCGAACCGCCAAGGAAGCTCACCGTCACCTTCAACGTCAACTGGCCGGCGCTGGTGGAAAAGCTCGGGCCGACGCTCGTGACTTACGAGATCGAGCAGGCCGGCGATGTCGTCAAGCTGACGATGCTGCAATCGCACGACCGCGACATCAGCGACGACATCCTGTCCGGCGGCCGCACGGGCTGGCCCGCAATCCTGTCGAGCCTGAAGAGCCTCCTGGAGACCGGCAACGCGCTGACCATCCAGATGCAGCCGCCGGAACGAATGCTGGCCGCGCTGAAGGAAATGGGCATCGGGACGCCGTAG
- a CDS encoding helix-turn-helix transcriptional regulator, with translation MDEVFKALADASRRALLDRLHAKNGQTLNELCGGLDMTRQAVTKHLGILEAANLVSTLRHGREKLHYLNPVPIHQIGERWIKKFERGKLAALSELKRQLEKRDE, from the coding sequence ATGGATGAGGTCTTCAAAGCGCTCGCCGACGCGTCGCGGCGCGCGCTGCTGGACCGGCTTCACGCCAAAAACGGACAGACGCTGAACGAGCTCTGCGGCGGCCTGGACATGACGCGGCAGGCCGTGACCAAGCACCTTGGAATTCTCGAAGCAGCCAACCTCGTCTCCACGCTCCGGCATGGCCGCGAGAAGCTGCATTACCTCAATCCGGTTCCGATTCATCAGATCGGCGAGCGGTGGATCAAGAAATTCGAGCGCGGGAAACTTGCCGCGCTTAGCGAGTTGAAACGGCAGTTGGAGAAGCGTGATGAGTAA